ATCGAGAACATCGACATCGGCGGCCCGGCCATGGTCAGGAGCGCGGCCAAGAACTGGAAGGACGTGGGCGTGGTGACCGACGCCGCCCAATACCCCGAGGTGCTCGCCGAGCTGCAAAAGCACGGCCGCCTGTCGCACGCGCTGCGCTTTCGGCTTGCGGTGGCGGCGTTCAACCGCATTGCCCAGTATGCGGGGGCGATCAGCGACTACCTCTCCTCGGTCGAGTTCGAGCCGGAAAAACTCTGCGACACCTATGTGCCGCGGCGCCAGACCTTCCCCGGGCAGAGCAATGGCATCTTCACCAAGGTGCAAGACCTGCGCTACGGCGAAAACAGCCACCAGAGCGCGGCGCTGTACCGCGACCGGTGCCCGGCGCCCGGCTCCATCGTCACCGGCGAGCAACTGCAGGGCAAGGAGCTGTCCTACAACAACATCGCCGACGCCGACGCCGCCTGGGAGTGCGTCAAGAGCTTCAAGCTGCCCGCCTGCGTCATCGTCAAGCACGCCAACCCCTGCGGCGTGGCCGTGGGCACCAGCGCGCGCGAAGCCTATGCCAAGGCCTTCCAGACCGATCCGACCAGTGCGTTCGGCGGCATCATCGCCTTCAACCGCCCGGTGGATGGCGCTGCGGCCGAGCAGGTCGCCAAGCAGTTCGTCGAGGTGTTGATGGCGCCCGATTTCACGCCCGAGGCGCGCGCCGTATTCCAGGCCAAGGCCAATGTGCGCCTGGTGAAGATTGCCCTGCCCGGCAGCGACGCCAGTGCCGCCTGGAGCCAGGGCCACCATCTGATGGACGCCAAGCGCGTGGGCTCTGGCCTGCTGCTGCAGACCGCCGACAGGCACGAGCTGCAACTGGCCGACCTGCGCGTGGTCACCGAGCGCCAGCCCACGCAAGAGCAGATGCAAGACCTGATGTTTGCCTGGAAGGTGGCCAAGTTCGTCAAGAGCAACGCCATCGTGTTCTGCAAGGGCGGGCAGACCCGCGGTGTGGGCGCGGGGCAGATGTCGCGCCTGGATTCCGCGCGCATCGCCAGCATCAAGGCCGAGGCGGCGGGCCTGTCGCTCAAGGACACGGTGGTTGCAAGCGACGCCTTCTTCCCCTTCCGCGATGGCCTGGACGTGGTGGTCGACGCGGGCGCCACCTGCGTGGCCCAGCCTGGCGGCTCGATGCGCGACCAGGAGGTCATCGACGCGGCCAATGAGCGCGGGGTTGCCATGGTCTTTACCGGGGTGCGCCATTTCCGCCACTGAGGCGCTGCCCGCCGCGCCGGCCCGGCGCCAGGTCATAGGCCTGGGCCATCTGTTGCTGGGCCTGCTGGTCGTGGCCATCTGGGGCAGCAACTTCGTCGTCATCAAGGTGGCGCTGGGCTCTTTTCCGCCCATCCTGATGGCGGCGCTGCGGTTTGCCAGTGCCACCGTGCCGGCGATCTTCTTCTTTCGCCGCCCGCAGCTGCCCTGGCGCAACCTGGCGGCCTACGGCCTGTTGATCGGCGGCGGGCAGTTCAGCCTGCTGTATCTGGCGATGCAGTCGCAGATCTCGCCTGGCCTGGCCTCGCTCGTGGTGCAGGCGCAGGTGCTGTTCACCGTAGGCCTTGCGGTGCTGCTGCAGGGCGAGCGGGTGCGGCTCTTCCAGCTGCTTGCGGCCTTGCTGGCGCTGTCCGGCTTTGCGGTGATCGGCCTGCATACCGACGGCAGCACCACCTGGCTGGGTATCGTCATGGTGCTGGGCTCGGGTCTGTGCTGGGCGCTGGGCAACATGGTCGGGCGCAGCGCGGGGCGGGTGAACATGCTGGCCTACATGGTCTGGACCAGTGCGTTCTCGGTGCCGCCGCTGGTCGCACTCTCGCTGCTGGTGGAAGGCGGCCCGGCGGTGCTCGGCCAGGCCATGGCCGACGCGCCGCTGCTGGCCTGGGGCGCGATCCTGTGGCAGTCCATGGCCAATACCCTGCTCGGCTATGGCCTGTGGGCCTGGCTGCTGGTGCGCTACGACGCGGCCACGGTCACGCCGCTGGCGCTGCTGGTGCCGGTCTTCGGCATGGCCAGCTCGGTCGCGCTGCTGGGCGAGCCTTTTCCGGCGTGGAAGGCGGCGGCCATGCTGCTGGTGATGGCCGGCCTGAGCCTGAACGTGCTCTGGCCGCGGCTGCGCGCCGCCTGGCTTGGGCGCTCAGGCTGAAGCGAGCTGGCGAAACACCGCGCGCGCGGCGGCCACGGTTTCTTCGATGTCGGCGCCGCTGTGCGCGCTGCTGACGAAGCCCGCCTCGTAGAGCGCGGGCGCGGTGTAGATGCCGCGATCGAGCAGGCCATGGAACAGCCGGTTGAAGCGCGCGCCGTCGCTCTTGAGCACCTGCACGTAATTCGCCGGCAGCTCGGGCAGCAGGAAGTAGCCCATCATGCCGCCCTCGCTGTCGCCGCAAAACGCCACGCCTTCGGCCTGTGCGGCGTCGCTCAGGCCGGCAATCAAGGCCCGCGTGCGCCCTGCCAGGCGCTCGTGAAAGCCGGGCTGGGCCACCTCGCGCAGCGTGGCCAGGCCACAGGCCGTGGCCACCGGGTTGCCCGAGAGCGTGCCCGCCTGGTACACCGGGCCCAGCGGCGCGAGCTGCTCCATCACCTCGCGCCGTCCGCCAAAGGCCGCCAGCGGCATGCCGCCGCCCACCACCTTGCCGAGCATGGTGAGGTCGGGCGCAAAGCCCGGGATCTCACTGGCGTACAAGCTCTGCGCGCCGCCCAGCGCTACGCGAAAGCCGGTCATCACCTCGTCGATGATGAGCAGCGCGCCGTGCCGTGTGCACAGCTCGCGCGCCGCGCGCATGAAGGGGATGCTCGCGCGCACGAAGTTCATGTTGCCCGCGATCGGCTCCATGATCACGCAGGCGATCTGCGCGCCATGCAGCGCAAAGGCCTCCTCAAGCTGGGCGACGTCGTTGTATTCCAGCACCAGGGTGTCTTGCACCACGACGTCGGGCACGCCCGCGCTCGTCGCATGGCCGAAGGTGGCCAGGCCCGAGCCCGCCTTGACCAGCAGCGCATCCGCATGGCCGTGGTAGCAGCCGTTGAACTTGACGATCTTGCTGCGCCCGGTGGCGCCGCGCGCCAGGCGGATGGCGCTCATGCCCGCTTCGGTGCCAGAGCTCACCAGGCGCAGCATCTCGATGGCGGGCATGTGGCGGATGATCTCTTCGGCCAGCTCGCTTTCGCGCTCGGTCGGCGCGCCAAAAGACATGCCCTGGTCGACCGCGCGGTGCACCGCCTCGAGCACCGCCGGGTGGCCGTGGCCCAGGATCATCGGCCCCCAGGAGCCGACATAGTCGATGAGGCGCCGCCCGTCGGCATCCCAGAGGTAGGCGCCCTGGGCGCGTGCGATGAAGGCGGGCGTGCCGCCGACGGCGCGAAAGGCGCGCACCGGCGAATTCACGCCGCCCGGGATCAGGGCCCTGGCATGGTCGAAGAGGACGTCGTTGGGGTCTTGGGCATGTGTCATGGCCCGCATTTTCGCTGCACCGGCGCGGCGCGCGCGCAGCCGACTCGACGCGGCCCGTGTTGCACCGATGAGGCGCTGCGGAAATTGCAGGGCACACATTACGTAGAATCGTTGCAATTGGGAGAAAGCACCTATAAGCTTGCTGAAGCTGCACTTGCGCGATGGTCTTCATGAACAGGTGCAAGAGCAATATCCAAAGGAGCGGGAC
The DNA window shown above is from Comamonas sp. NLF-1-9 and carries:
- the purH gene encoding bifunctional phosphoribosylaminoimidazolecarboxamide formyltransferase/IMP cyclohydrolase; this translates as MTNALISVSDKSGIVDFARALHAQGVRLISTGGTAKLLAAEDLPVTEVAELTGFPEMLDGRVKTLHPKVHAGLLARRELPAHMAALKDHGVDTIDLLVVNLYPFEATVAKAGCTLADAIENIDIGGPAMVRSAAKNWKDVGVVTDAAQYPEVLAELQKHGRLSHALRFRLAVAAFNRIAQYAGAISDYLSSVEFEPEKLCDTYVPRRQTFPGQSNGIFTKVQDLRYGENSHQSAALYRDRCPAPGSIVTGEQLQGKELSYNNIADADAAWECVKSFKLPACVIVKHANPCGVAVGTSAREAYAKAFQTDPTSAFGGIIAFNRPVDGAAAEQVAKQFVEVLMAPDFTPEARAVFQAKANVRLVKIALPGSDASAAWSQGHHLMDAKRVGSGLLLQTADRHELQLADLRVVTERQPTQEQMQDLMFAWKVAKFVKSNAIVFCKGGQTRGVGAGQMSRLDSARIASIKAEAAGLSLKDTVVASDAFFPFRDGLDVVVDAGATCVAQPGGSMRDQEVIDAANERGVAMVFTGVRHFRH
- a CDS encoding EamA family transporter, producing the protein MGLGHLLLGLLVVAIWGSNFVVIKVALGSFPPILMAALRFASATVPAIFFFRRPQLPWRNLAAYGLLIGGGQFSLLYLAMQSQISPGLASLVVQAQVLFTVGLAVLLQGERVRLFQLLAALLALSGFAVIGLHTDGSTTWLGIVMVLGSGLCWALGNMVGRSAGRVNMLAYMVWTSAFSVPPLVALSLLVEGGPAVLGQAMADAPLLAWGAILWQSMANTLLGYGLWAWLLVRYDAATVTPLALLVPVFGMASSVALLGEPFPAWKAAAMLLVMAGLSLNVLWPRLRAAWLGRSG
- the hemL gene encoding glutamate-1-semialdehyde 2,1-aminomutase, which codes for MTHAQDPNDVLFDHARALIPGGVNSPVRAFRAVGGTPAFIARAQGAYLWDADGRRLIDYVGSWGPMILGHGHPAVLEAVHRAVDQGMSFGAPTERESELAEEIIRHMPAIEMLRLVSSGTEAGMSAIRLARGATGRSKIVKFNGCYHGHADALLVKAGSGLATFGHATSAGVPDVVVQDTLVLEYNDVAQLEEAFALHGAQIACVIMEPIAGNMNFVRASIPFMRAARELCTRHGALLIIDEVMTGFRVALGGAQSLYASEIPGFAPDLTMLGKVVGGGMPLAAFGGRREVMEQLAPLGPVYQAGTLSGNPVATACGLATLREVAQPGFHERLAGRTRALIAGLSDAAQAEGVAFCGDSEGGMMGYFLLPELPANYVQVLKSDGARFNRLFHGLLDRGIYTAPALYEAGFVSSAHSGADIEETVAAARAVFRQLASA